The following coding sequences are from one Arachis hypogaea cultivar Tifrunner chromosome 7, arahy.Tifrunner.gnm2.J5K5, whole genome shotgun sequence window:
- the LOC140174281 gene encoding uncharacterized protein: protein MNLEGAADVVWCRPFPVTLARPTIKWFNALSNSSISCFDDVSKKFVTQFTTWIAKAKLPISLLGVTQRQDEPTRKYLDRFNDECLTVDGLIESVANLCLTNRLMNKDFRKHLTNKPIWTMHEIQIMAREYINDE, encoded by the coding sequence ATGAACCTAGAGGGAGCAGCTGATGTAGTCTGGTGTAGACCCTTCCCGGTAACATTGGCTAGACCGACCATCAAGTGGTTCAACGCCCTCTCAAACAGCTCGATATCTTGCTTTGACGACGTCTCCAAGAAATTCGTGACGCAATTCACCACATGGATTGCGAAAGCAAAACTCCCGATCAGCCTGCTCGGAGTCACACAAAGACAAGACGAACCCACAAGAAAATACCTTGATAGGTTCAACGACGAGTGCTTGACAGTCGATGGGCTCATAGAATCCGTGGCCAATCTCTGCCTAACCAATAGACTAATGAACAAGGACTTCAGAAAGCACCTCACAAACAAACCGATCTGGACGATGCATGAAATTCAGATCATGGCAAGGGAGTACATAAACGATGAATAG